The Aethina tumida isolate Nest 87 chromosome 6, icAetTumi1.1, whole genome shotgun sequence nucleotide sequence caaaattaataatcgataattgacaattgactgtaattataaataaataatctcaaaatgttgaaattgaattaagaaacggtcatccgagttcacccattctctcactcactcgctcactcacacactcattcattcatacattcattcatccatccattcattcattgacatactcacacaaaccatttgtgttgttgttgtttaggtataaaaacgtgacggagacgaatgtaaatgttatttagacgaatttttcgacaaaaaatggaagtatgacgcgcatccaccatttatcgactttttatattttttttgttaataaaatatttctaaaaattacatcaactaagaaaaatacaaggagaaatcagcaaaaaggaaacagcacgcggtattcccaagcggtcacccatccaagtactaaccgcgcccgacgttgcttgacttcagtgatcggacgagaactggtattttcaacgtggtatggccgttgccgacagtttttcgttctcaaattgttcaagagcaacgcatattatcggttggacgtcaattttaaggttatcaggatgatttcagaggaccataaagtgtgcaggattttagtcagtttgtcgtaagtataataattaaaataaattattgttttcattattattcatattgttgttatttttattgttcttcttctttttactattattattattatttaattactattattattatttaattattattatttcattattattattattattattattattattattattattattattattattatttaattattcttattactattgttgttgttattattgttattgacattattattaatgacattaatattttcattattgtttttattgttgttagtttcaataaattttcgtcggtacgtgtgtatcctcgattacctgtttgctcaatgaagcattcatgcgtaaaaatctacctgaaactgtaactgctcacctataaataacgttcattactgccgttgatcagtatattaggtatcgttcaaccatgccgttcgttacgtcgctattccattactgcaaaaccattttctttttctatccgaccgtctgtgacgataatgtcgataacgtcgataggaaatcaactaaacgcaccagagagaattatagagacgacgacgatgtcaattttacaaacagcggtgtggttaaaaaattaaaattaacacgagacatgggcacatcgaccgaatcgatgtcaccgaACGCTAAAGTAACGACCGTACCTACTTCAGACGCACCCACTCCGACTCTGTCTGTTTCCCCGGAACCAGTCatcgctaataaaattacgatatctgaaacaacaacaacaacaacaacaacaacaacaaacacgagcaacgaaatcgcaatattcccttcggatttgactcctattcagccggtttctagcctaaagggaaaacaggcggtggagacggtaagaaaagaggaagtacatattaaaaagattgtcgtcgttctcgattcttatcgtccgacacctagaagaagaattttgaaaccaagcagacgcatcgttaggaaactattcgacgatgtatccgccgatctaccggtgccggttgaaaaaacaacaacaacaacaacaacaacaacaacaacagtttccgttccgttgatagtggaaccgacaaaaagatattcgttggcaggaccggtattaaatttacggtattacaggactaatatgtacacaaattttcaaagaaaataaaataaatagattacagttacacgtaatagttttaatttaatttaatttaatttaatttaatttaatttaatttaatttaatttaatttaatttaataataataatattaatgaataataaattttcatatgtaggTGTCGGTCGAATGTGAGCACAGACGGGCGTAAAAGCAAACGCAAACGTACAGGGACAAAATGggagatagtttatatttaataagagtctctagcagtcgacgctgggcggcggccgtatgtggacgtgcggacgcgcgagagatctgtctgtccgtctacctactaactgaaatcgatattcgtcgatttgcaacgggatgctttcgcttgaaacccgttcggaaactgacaaaattaataatcgataattgacaattgactgtaattataaataaataatctcaaaatgttgaaattgaattaagaaacggtcatccgagttcacccattctctcactcactcgctcactcacacactcattcattcatacattcattcatccatccattcattcattgacatactcacacaaaccatttgtgttgttgttgtttaggtataaaaacgtgacggagacgaatgtaaatgttatttagacgaatttttcgacaaaaaatggaagtatgacgcgcatccaccatttaacgactttttatattttttttgttaataaaatatttctaaaaattacatcaactaagaaaaatacaaggagaaatcagcaaaaaggcaacagcacgcggtattcccaagcggtcacccatccaagtactaaccgcgcccgacgttgcttgacttcagtgatcggacgagaactaataataataataataataataataataaagtttattgtcataatctttaaaatcttaCAACACATTCagtataacaaattttcagatttaagAAGTGGGTCCTCCAAGTGCCGTTTTGGTTGCAGCCATCGGGGACGGGGATCCAGAGCTTCGCCTTAGCCAACTCTGCTGTCGATCTTATGACATTTGTCCTACGGTGTATTGTGTATCCTGATCAAAGCTCGGCCATCGTCGCGCTGGGCGCATCCTCGAAGGTCTTCCGGTTGTCCGTGCGAAACTCGCATTCCTGTCTGTCCGTGGATCTTCTGGGTCTACTTTGCAGGGCAACTATGGCATCAGTCGACAGGGGAAAACAATCTGTAAAAAACCCCCTTTCAGTAGTTGGACTGGTGTGATCTGGGTtgcgtttttgtttttgtttggtgGGTGtggatttattattgtttggtCAGGTCATTGACCCGAGGCCTGTATACAGTCTGTTAATTTTGCCAAATGTCGTTGTCTATGTTAGTTAGTCATGGGGGCTCCCAGAAAATGGGTAGGGCTTCATGGATAAGTTGGTGGCGGTGGGTTGGGTTTTTGTTGAGGTGATGTGTGTCTAGTAGTTTTCTTGTCAAGGGGTTGTTTTTGACTCGGGAATGGAAGTATTTATTTGCGATCTCGCTTATTTGTGTGTCTATTTTTGTGATGCCGGTGTTTTCGTGGAGGGTGTCGATGTTAGTGGTGTTGGGTAGGTTTTTGGCGTGTCTTagcattttgttttgtatgcGTTGAAGTGCCAGCATGTTCGTCTTTGTTATTGTCGACCAGACAGGGCAGCCGTAGGTTATGATGGGTCGGATCAGGGTTTTGTAAAGGAGAATCTTGCTCTGCACGCCGAGTGGGCTCTTTCGGTTGATGAGCGGATAAACGGTCTTAAGTGCGCCAAATATCTTACGCCTCGTTTGGTTGGTGTGTTCCTGAAAAAATAATCGTTTGTCTAAATGTATTCCTAGATACTTGACGCACTTTTTCTCCCGGATGCTGACCCCACCCACGACAGGTGGTCGGGTAATTCTGGTGTTGGTGAATTTTTTGGTGAAGTTGATCAACTCCGTTTTTGACGGGTTGATTTTGATTTTCCACCTGTCGTAGTATGTGGTCAGCATGTTCAGATGGAGTTTAATTTGTTCCACTGCTACCTGAGAGTGGAAACTGTGGGCATAGATTGCAGTGTCGTCGGCGTACAAGGCAAGGTTTGTTTTGGGAAAGGTAGGGATGTCTGAGGTGTAGAGGGTGTACAGCTTGGGAGCTAGGACAGTGCCTTGCGGAACGCCGGCGGAGATGTGGTGCAGGTTAGACATATCGTTGCCGATTCTGACTTTGAAGGTTCTCCCTCTGAGGTACGAGTTTATGAGTTTCACCCAGTATGCGGGGAAACCGAGCAGTGTTAATTTATGCAGGACACCGTCCGTCCAGACCGTGTCGAAAGCCTTCTCCATGTCGAGAAGAAGCATGACCGTCGACTGTCCACGGTTAAATGCCTCCCTGACAGATCCGACTATACGCACTGCCTGGAGAACGGTGTCGTGTTTCGGGCGAAAGCCGAATTGTTCCGGTGGGGTCAGGTTGAGCTGTTTGTCGACTCGGTTTATCCTAGAGAGAATTACCCTCTCTGTCAGTTTCGACAGGGAGTCGAGAAGGCTTATGGGTCGGTAGGAGTTTGGAGAGTGGGTGTTTTTGCCTGGTTTGTGGATCGGGATGACTATGGAGGATTTCCATTTGGTGGGGAAGTATTGGTGGCGTAATATAGCGTTGATTATGTAATGAAGTTGAACTATTGTTTTATTGGGAAGGTTTTTTAGTAAGATGTTGTCTATGGTATCGGGGCCTGGGGATTTGTTGGTTGGAAGGGTTTTTATTTGTCGCTTGATTTCGGTTGGGTTAGTGAGGACTTTGTGCAGGATGTTTCGCGGTATGGGTGAGGGACTGTTACGGTTTATTTGCTGCCCTGTCTTTACCGTGGTGTGTTGGTCTTGTGTCATGTTTGTCGTGTCTGTTTCGTGTACTGATGCAAAATGTGCTGCGAATACCTCAGCTTTTTCTTTGTTTGTTACGTGTTCGGTGCCGTTGTGCAAAAGTGTGGGGTAATCTGtgcttttgttttttagttttcttaagaaattcCAGATGGAGTTGTCTCTTGCATTTAACTTGGTTAGTTTGTTTGTCCATGTCTGTTGTCTGTAGGTGGCAATCTCGTGCTTAATTTCTTGTCTGAGTTTGTTGTATTCGTTTTTGTCTTGCTCGCTTCTGAGTTTATTCCACCTCTTTTTGTGTCTGTTTTTGGTATTAATCTTATCGCGCACAGACTGGGGAATATCGTCCGACGGTgtgctaatttttataattttcgttGTTCTGTTCCTTGCTTTGATTATGTTGTTAACGAGGACCTTTATTTGTTCATCTATCGTATGCTCCGAGCGAATGTCACTCTCTATTTGCGTGAGGTCGTTGAGTATCTGCCTGAATTTACCCCAGTCTGTGTGTTTGTAGTTATACGTTGTTCTGACTGGTTGTGTGTGGTTTCTGCTGGCAATTTCAACGCATACTGGGACGTGGTCTGAGTCTAGTTCGTGTATGACGTAGGGTTGTGATAGTCTGGTTACATTACGACATAACACGAAGTCAATTGTCGTCGGTGTGGTGCCGTTGTCGGGGTAGTGGGTGCTTTCTTCGGGGTAAAGCATCAATGTGTTTGTGCTCAGGACGTGGTTATAGACTGTGGTGCCATTGGCGTTGTTCCTATGGCAGTTCCACGCTGTATGCCTGGCGTTGTAGTCACCGATCATTATTGTCTTGTGCGCGATGTTAACAAGGTTGCCTAACTGTGTCTCTGTCATTTGGTTTGTGGGTGGGTTGTAGATGGATGTGATGTGGATGTCGTTGTacagttttattgttatgttgtGGATGGGGCTGGGAGTGTTGTCGATTTTCGTGTGAGGGATGCATTTCTTTATGAGAATTGCAACCCCCCCGATTCTCTGTCTTTGAGTGGTTACCGCGTCCTGCCTGTGGACGCGGTAACCTCTTACAGTTAATTTGTCATTGGGTGTCAGTTTCGTCTCTTGTATGAGCATAATATCAATGTCGTGTGTCTTTAGGAAATGGATGAGGGAGGGAATTTTGTTTCTGAGGGAGCAGGCGTTCCAACTAATGATTTTTGTATTCCCCTGCCGACTAGATGTCATATCTGCCCAGCTCCGTGTTGCAGAAGTCCATGAAGACCATAAACTTCTCCGCGGATGACTGGTCCTTGCGGAGACGAAGGTTGAGTTCACGGACCGCCTCCAGAAGACCCCCGAGGTTGACCTTCCCGCTCAGCTGGCCGAACTCtgaaaagatattaatgaGATTATTTTGGACGACAGCAGGTTGGGCGATTGGCTTAGCCGGTTCGTTGGTTCTGTTCTCCCCTCCCCTCGACGGTAGTGGTGGGAAGTTATCTGGTGTGAGGAAGTTATCTGGTGTGAGGTTCTGGGCTGTAGTCTTGGAGGCCATCCTCTTCTGCCAGTAATTCTCTGTTGGCTGTGATTGGACTCCTGTGGCTCCGGTCGGGCGTTGTTGCTGAGTCCGCCTCTCTAACTGGGCCACCCTCATTTTGTACACGTCACACTCCGTGCTGTTGGCCGGATGACTTCCTTGGCAGTTAGCACACCTAGCCGGCAGGTCCCTCGACTTGGTGCAAGTGTGCGTCGGGTGTGGTTCTGCACATTTCAGGCACCTGTACTGCCTGTTACAGTTCGATGTGGCGTGGCCCCATGCCTGGCACCGGTGGCATTGGATGACGCCCCGTTCTGATCTTCTCCTTTCCCAGAAGATCCTGGTGTTGAGGACGTGTTTGACGTTTTGGTTAATCCACTTGAGAGTGATGCCGGGGTCAGTGATGACCATGTAGAGGGGTCGGAACTGGGTTCGCATTTTGTAAATGTTGTGAATTTTGATGTTATGCTCTTCTGCCAGTCCTTCCCCTATATCGCTTGGTTCCAGCTCGGCGTCGAATCCCCTCATCACGAACGCGTGTGTTCGGTTGATCGGCGTTGTGTAAATGTGGAACGCCGTGTCGCTTGCCTTGAGCGCGTCCACATAAGTTGTGTACTCCGAGAGGTCCTTCGCGTGGACGTGGGTGTTGTTCTTAGTGTATTTGATTGTGAACCCCTTCGTGAAGTGCCTCCTCAATTCCGTCACCCCCCGGTCGTGGTCACTGAACACTCCCTGGAGGATAATGGGAGGGATTTTCGTGTTTTTCCTCGGCGCGCTCGTCCCCTTGCTTCCCTTGTCGGCTGAACGCTGCTCAGCCTTGCCTTTGTCCTCATCCTCGCCGATGTTCTCCTTATTGGTTTCCGTTATAATATGATCCACCTTCAGTGGATCGTATTTGTTGTGGGTTTTCACAacgttgttttttaaaatttcggcCCTTTGCCTAAGGAGGCTGCcgatatttgttgttttcctTGGTTTTATGAATTTGCTTGACGCGGCTATATCTTTTAGCTGGGCATCGTTGGCCGAGGGCGGGATGGCTGGTCGGCTCACCTGCGAGTCGGCGGTGTGGTGAATTTGGGCCACGGTGGCCACGGAGTCGATGTCCGTTTCGGACTCGCTCGCTGTTGAGACCGACCTTGTTCTTTTTGCCCCTTGGTGTTTGTCGATATCGTCTGTTTCCATGTTTTCCACTGGCTTGCCCACCAGTGTGTTGTTTGATTCGCTCGGGACCTCGAAAGTTTTCATTCGGACATATCTGTGGATGTCCTCCctttgtttgtttatgtttttgtcCGCCATTTTGGTTGGCGGACTCGACTCGGGGAGCGGACTACAGTTGCCTGCAGTTCTCTGGTTGGGCTCCGCTCCGGCAGGTGTCGCCACCTGGCCGTTGCAGGTCTCTGGCGTCTCTGCGGACGACGACTCCCCTTCCCGCGAGGTGTCGCTGATGTATTCCACCTCACTACCTGTTGGCCTCGGTTTTTTCAAGCGACCACGTTGCAGCTTTCGGTGATTGTC carries:
- the LOC126266017 gene encoding uncharacterized protein LOC126266017; amino-acid sequence: MKSYKRDLKVQLGPKDQVDNHRKLQRGRLKKPRPTGSEVEYISDTSREGESSSAETPETCNGQVATPAGAEPNQRTAGNCSPLPESSPPTKMADKNKNKQREDIHRYVRMKTFEVPSESNNTLVGKPVENMETDDIDKHQGAKRTRSVSTASESETDIDSVATVAQIHHTADSQVSRPAIPPSANDAQLKDIAASSKFIKPRKTTNIGSLLRQRAEILKNNVVKTHNKYDPLKVDHIITETNKENIGEDEDKGKAEQRSADKGSKGTSAPRKNTKIPPIILQGVFSDHDRGVTELRRHFTKGFTIKYTKNNTHVHAKDLSEYTTYVDALKASDTAFHIYTTPINRTHAFVMRGFDAELEPSDIGEGLAEEHNIKIHNIYKMRTQFRPLYMVITDPGITLKWINQNVKHVLNTRIFWERRRSERGVIQCHRCQAWGHATSNCNRQYRCLKCAEPHPTHTCTKSRDLPARCANCQGSHPANSTECDVYKMRVAQLERRTQQQRPTGATGVQSQPTENYWQKRMASKTTAQNLTPDNFLTPDNFPPLPSRGGENRTNEPAKPIAQPAVVQNNLINIFSEFGQLSGKVNLGGLLEAVRELNLRLRKDQSSAEKFMVFMDFCNTELGRYDI